Below is a genomic region from Spirosoma radiotolerans.
TGATGATTGGTAATTCACTAAAGTCGGATGTTTTACCGGTTGTGCACATTGGTGGTCGGGCTATACATATTCCCTACGAAACGACCTGGGCCCACGAAATGGTTACGGATGAGCAGTTGACCGGCAAGTCATTTACGACATTGAGCAATGTACGGGAATTGCTGGGATTACTCGAAACTGTGAACGAGCAGGTATAAACAACCAGTTTTCCCATGGTTCGTGTCCTCACGGCCCATACGTGCGTCAGCCAGACCATCCGGTCAGGTGGGCCGTGAGGACACAGCCCACGGAAATAAGGAACAGTATTACAGCGTTAACGTAAACGAATCGGCGTCCAGATTGGCGGGGAATTTTGCCCGAAATGCCTGTAGATCAGCCAGGGACAAGGTGTGCTGATGCACGAGCTCCGCATCCGACTGCCGGAACAGCACATCGCCTTTGAAGTCAACAACGGCCGACTCGCCGGAGTAGGGATGCTGGTTGCCATCTTCACCAACGCGGTTGACCCCCACCACATAACTCAGATTCTCAATGGCGCGGGCTTGCAGTAAGGTATTCCAGGCAGTACGTCGGGCAGAGGGCCAGTTCGCTACATAAAGCAGAAGGTCGTAGTCGAATGCCTGCGAGTCGTCTGAGGATGTATTGCGGCTCCAGACCGGGAACCGAAGGTCATAACAAACCAGCGGGCAGATGCGCCAGCCTTTCCACTCCTTCACCATCCGGTGTGTTCCGGCGGTGTAAACCGCATCTTCACCCGCCATGCGAAACAAATGACGTTTATCGTAGGTGTCAAATTGCCCATCTGGCTGCATCCACACCAGCCGATTGAAGAAACGGCCATTTTCCTTCACCACATAGCTGCCCGTCACAACGGCTCCTGTTTGGGCGGCCATCTGTTTCAGCCAGCGAAAAGTCGTCAGGTTCATAGGCTCTGCAACGGCCTGAGCGTCCATGGTGAAGCCCGTTGTGAACATTTCGGGTAAAATGACCAGATCCGTGGGGGCTTCCAGCGTAAAAATCTGTTCCTCCAGCATAGCCAGATTAGCCACCGGATCGTGCCAGTAAAGATTAGTCTGGAGGAAGGTTACGTTCATGGTTATTTAGGGAACTTCATTTTATACTCCGCATCCGTCTTGCCCTTCGAAATATCGGCTAGTTTTTTCTTGATGAGCGTCCGGCGAAGAGAAGGCAGGTAATCGGTGAAGAGCTTGCCGTCGAGGTGGTCGTATTCGTGCTGAATAATTCGGGCGGCCATCCCTTCGTATTCTTCTTCGTGCTCATTCCAATCCGTATCGAAGTAACGAATCACAATGATTTCAGGCCGAAACACTTCTCCCCGAATACCCGGAATACTCAGGCAACCTTCTTCAAAGCCCCAGTCGTCGCCCGCTTCTTCAATGATTTCCGGATTGATAAATACCTTTTTGAAGCCAACCAGACTTTGATCAACGTCTTCTTCCGGTTCGTCTTCGTTCAGGGGTTCGCCATCCACCACAAACATGCGAATGCTCTGCCCGATCTGTGGCGCTGCCAGGCCAACGCCTGATGCTGCGTACATTGTCTCGAACATATTATCACTCAGCGCTTTAACGTCGAGGCTACCGGGTTCAATATCTTTGGCCCGCTTCCGTAAAACGGGGTCACCGTAGGCAATAATTGGGAGAATCATATTTATTAATGATGAGTGACGAATGATGAGCGATGGATGATTAGGCTATAAAAATCATTCATCATTTATCATCCATCATTCCTTTCTGCTTTCCATGTATGACTGTAGAATAATGGCTGCACTAATTTTATCGATGTTGCCCTTTACCCGCCGATCTTTTTTTGTGCTCCCGTTGGCGATCATTGCCTGAAGGGCCATGACAGACGTAAATCGTTCGTCATGCCAGTAAACGGGAATATCGGGCAATGCGTTCTGTAAATGCGTTACGAACTTCCTGACCCTGGGCGTGTTATCCGTATCGGCACCATCCAGACCCTTCGGTAGTCCCACTACAAAGGCGTCGACCGGCTCCTTTGCAGTGTAGGCTTTTAAAAACTTGAGCACCTCATGAGAAGCTACCGTTTCCAGCGCCGACGCAATGAGCTGCAAAGGGTCCGTTACGGCAATGCCGGTGCGTTTCATACCATAATCGATTGCCAGAAGTCGTGCCATTTCAGGGCAAAGGTACGAAGGGAGGGGGCAAGCGGCAAGACGTGTAGAACAAGGAGCAAAATAAGCTCCACTGGAATTCGCTCACGCTGATTCTGTCTTACCTTCTATCCCACGCCAGGCGTCTACATCCTGCCAGGTATCCAGATCAATGGCCGCTTGTGGAAACAGTACTTGGCTGCAGTCATTTACATACTGCTGGATAAGTTTGCGGGCACCCGTATCGCCAGACAACAGCATAAATTCGGATCGATAGCGAATATCGAATAAAGCCGGAACACCTAGGTGCCCCGATTCACCATACCGGCAGGCAACAATGCCCCGGCCCATTTGGTGTTGCGTCGTAATTAACTGCTGTAGAAGTTGCGCTGTAACGTAGGGCTGGTCGGTCAGAACCATCAAAAAGGCATCGACAGGTTCATCGTTTAACTGGTTCAGACCAACCTGTATGGATGACGCCAGGCCTTGTTGCCAGTTGGGGTTGATAGGTGTACGGATAGGTAAACCGGTGAGTTCAGCACGGATTCGTTCCTCATTTCCGCCCAACACGACGACCACAGGGCCTGCCTCTAGGGATAAAGCGGCCTCAGTAATTTGCCTGACAAGCGTTTTCCCGTTCTGGGTAAGCAATTGCTTGGGCTCGCCACCCAGCCGGGTCGAACCACCAGCCGCCAGAATGATTGTCGCAATGATCATGCTTAAATGGCGTCTGCGCTAACTGCATCGTAGTCGGTAGTGCCCGAATCAATAGCGTCAGCCTGCCGACGGTGATTGGCCGAGTTGCCGGAAAGCCGCTCATGGATAGGGCCTGATTTATCTTTCAGGAAACCACCGGCGCCCTTCGTGAAAAACGCTTTAATTTCGGCCATGATCGACAGCGCAATTTCATCCGGTGTTTCAGCACCGACATCCAGGCCAATGGGCGCATGAACCCGTTCGAGTGAAGCCTCGCTGAACTGAAGGCCATCCTTCCGGAATTCGTCCTGCATCTTGTCAAACCGTTTGCGGGGGCCCAGCATACCAATATACGGTACATCCGTTGTGAGTAACTTCTCCAGCACGGCCCGGTCATAATTAAAGTTGTGCGACATCAGCACGGCGGCCGTTCGGTTGGTAATGGTCAACTGGTCAATAACCGCTTCCCGGTCGGAGTAGAGCACACAGGTAGCCACCGGAAACCGTTTGGGCGATAAGTGGGCGATGCAGTCGTCAGTAACGGTTACCTGCCAGCCGAGTTCACGGGCCATTTTGGCGACGGGAATCACGTCGTAACCCGCCCCAAAAATAACCAGCTCAATGCCGGGGTCAATCCGCTCGATGAATACCTCCGCACTTCCCGATGATACGGCATATGTACGGGTCAGCGGTTTACCCGTGCTGAATACGTCGCCCATGTCGTTGTGCAACCAGTCGGGTACTGATTCGCCGGGTTGTTCGGTAAGCAGAAACCGATTGCCGGGTTGTAGCCCGCTGAATTCGTCGCTTTTCAACACGGTAGCCAGCGCACGGACATCCCGTTTCTTCGTAAATTCTTTTAGCAACGCAACCGGGTTCTGGGGGCTTTCGGGAACAATGGGCTCAATCAACACGTCTATGATTCCGTTACAACCCAACCCAACACCAAAGCTGTTCGCGCCGTCGTCCATCGTGTCGTAGGTAACCACAATTGGCTGACCGTCAAGCATAACCTGCCGGGCTTTTCGAAGAGCGTCTCCTTCCAGACAACCGCCACTGATGGCGCCTTCCCAGCGACCATCATCCGTGATCAGCATTCGGGCGCCAGGACGACGATACGACGATCCTTCAACCCAAACAACCGTGGCCAGGGCCGCTTTGCGTTCCGAGAAGTCGATTTGCTCAAAAACCTCAACAATGCGGGTTATTTCTTTCATGTTCCTTATGGGATTGGTTTTCGGTTTATAGTATTCGGTTGGGTAATGCGTGATAGCTGCCGAATACTATAAACTGAAAACCGAGCATTATATCTTTTCTAAATCAAACGGTAACCGCCGGATGCGTTTGCCGGTAGCCGCAAAAACGGCATTTGCCAAAGCAGGTGCCAACGGGGGCAGGCCCGGTTCGCCAACACCTTTGATAGTTGGACCGCCTTCGGCCAGAATGTGAACTTCGACCGTTGGCATCTCGTTGATACGCAGCATTCGGTTGGCATCGAAATTAGCCTGAACGGCTCGACCATTCTCGAACGTGATACCGTCTTTTGTGGCAGCTGTCAGGGCCATGGCAATGGCGCCTTCCACCTGCGCCTTCACGGTATCAGGATTGACCACGGTGCCGAGGTCGATCACGCAGTACACCTTATCGACCTTCACACCCCCTTTGTTGTCTTTCGACACTTCGACCACCTGACCGGCCAGCCCGGCGAAGAATTCCCATTGGGCAATGCCCCGGCCTTTGCCCGCCGATAGCGGCTTGTCCCAACCCGACACTTCTTTCAGCTTAAGTAGCACCCGTTTGGCGTCAGTGTCTTTGGTCAGCATCGCCAGCCGGAAAGCAAGCGGGTCCTGACCGGCTTTATGGGCCATTTCGTCGATGAAGCATTCGTGTGAGAACGCCAGCGTCGAACTCGTCACCGACCGCCAGTAGGTGAGTGGAATGTGAACATCGGCATAGACATAGCGCGTGTTGAGGTTCGGGATTTCGTATTTCTGCTCGTTGGTTCCTTCGAGCATGGTTCCATCGGGCTTTGTCTTGTTGTAGGTTGCGTTCATCGTCGCGTCAATCGAGGGCGAGATGACTTTATGCTGGAGCGCAACGGCTTTACCATCGGCAGACAACGCCCCGCGCATGGCCGAGAAGGTCATGGGTCGGAAAGGACCGAGTTGCGTGTCGTCTTCCCGCGTCCAGATTACCTTAACAGGCTTGCCAATCGCTTTTGACAACGATACGGCTTCGGTGGCAAAGTCCTGTGTTAACCGTCGGCCAAAACCGCCCCCGTTGAACAGAACGTGGACGGTTATATTGTCGGCAGGGAGTTTAAAGACCTTAGCTACTTCGTCTCTAACCAAATCACCCCCTTGTGAGGAAACCCAAAGCTCCACTTTATCGCCTGGCTGATAATGCGCCAGCGCGTTCATGGGCTCCATCGTTGAATGGCTTACGATAGGCGTTTCATAGAAGGCTTCCAGTTTGTTAGGAGCATCGGCAAATGATTTATCAAAATCGCCTGCATTATGGCCCTGTACGCCATCCGTTTTTGCCAGCTCACGAAGCTGCTTTTCGAAGTCGGCAGAGTTGAAGGTATCGTGCTTGTTGTGATCCCAGGTTACCTTGAGGGCCTTGCGGCCCTGCAGAGCAGACCAGTAGTTATCCGCAATAATGGCTACGCCTTCGTAATGATTTTTACCAACGACCCGTTCCACTTTTACCGCTTTCTGAACGCCTTTCACCTTCAGCGACTGAGCGGCATCGAAACTGACCAGCTTACTGCCAAAGACCGGGCACCGTTCAACGGAGGCATACACCATCCCCGGCACTTTCGCATCGATACCAAACGTTGCTTTCCCGGCTACTTTCAGTGGAACATCGGGCCGAGGCATCGATTTGCCAAGCATCGTAAACAGCTTCGGGTCTTTCAATGTCGGCTCTTTCGGAACCGGGAGTTTGGCGGCTACGTCGGCTAACTGGCCGTAGGTTAGCCTCTTGCCAGTGGGTTTATGGACAATGGTCGCATTGTCGGCAATGCACTCGACGATGGGTACGTTCCACTGCTGGCTGGCGGCCTGCCGAAGCATTTCGCGGGCCGCTGCACCCACGTTGCGCATCTGCGTGTAGCCACCCCGAATGGAGCCGCTGCCACCCACAGCCTGCGACCACATGCCGCCGTATTTACTTTCGCCCCCGGTTTGCCGGATCGTGACTTTATCCAGCGGGACTTCCAGCTCTTCGGCAATGAGCGCCGGAACGGATTGGTAGGTTCCCTGCCCGATTTCGGGGCGGGGGTTCATGATTGTGATGCGCCCCGATTTCTCGATCAGGACGTAAGGCGTTAATTCAACAGAATCAGGTAAGGCGCTGAGATTTAAGACGGGACTTGCCAGAACGTTGGCAGACGGTAAGCCTAACGCAAAGGCGGCTCCGGTCAGGCCCGCAGCCTTCAGGAAATTCCGGCGGCTCGTGCCGTTGTCAGTTCCGGGAGAGGTAGGGGTGTTGCTCATCGTTTGCCAATTTTAGGAGTTGATTTAGGCATTTTAGGGCTAGCCGCTATATCAGCCGAGGCCGAGTGAATGGCTTTACGAATGCGTTCATAGGTACCACAGCGGCAAATATTGCCCTGCATAGCGGCATCAATATCCGCATCGGTAGGCTTTGGCGTTTGCTTCAGTAAGGCGGCTGCCGACATGATTTGTCCAGACTGGCAGTAACCGCATTGCGGCACCTGGTGCTCGATCCAGGCTTTCTGGACTGGATGATCGGCGTTTTTTGACAGTCCTTCAATGGTGGTAATTTTATGTCCTGCAGCGGCAGAAGCCGGGTAACTGCACGAGCGAATGGGCGCGCCATCGAGGTGAACCGTGCAGGCCCCGCATTGGGCAATGCCACACCCGAACTTCGTACCCGTCAGACCAACCACATCGCGTATGGCCCACAGCAAGGGCATATCCGGGTCTATATCTACCGTGTGAAGCTGGTTATTAATGGTCAATTTTACTAAAGCCATAGCCTATTATGAATAAGGAATAAACAGTGAGTAGTATCTGAACGTTG
It encodes:
- a CDS encoding amidohydrolase — translated: MNVTFLQTNLYWHDPVANLAMLEEQIFTLEAPTDLVILPEMFTTGFTMDAQAVAEPMNLTTFRWLKQMAAQTGAVVTGSYVVKENGRFFNRLVWMQPDGQFDTYDKRHLFRMAGEDAVYTAGTHRMVKEWKGWRICPLVCYDLRFPVWSRNTSSDDSQAFDYDLLLYVANWPSARRTAWNTLLQARAIENLSYVVGVNRVGEDGNQHPYSGESAVVDFKGDVLFRQSDAELVHQHTLSLADLQAFRAKFPANLDADSFTLTL
- the def gene encoding peptide deformylase, with the protein product MILPIIAYGDPVLRKRAKDIEPGSLDVKALSDNMFETMYAASGVGLAAPQIGQSIRMFVVDGEPLNEDEPEEDVDQSLVGFKKVFINPEIIEEAGDDWGFEEGCLSIPGIRGEVFRPEIIVIRYFDTDWNEHEEEYEGMAARIIQHEYDHLDGKLFTDYLPSLRRTLIKKKLADISKGKTDAEYKMKFPK
- a CDS encoding xanthine dehydrogenase family protein molybdopterin-binding subunit produces the protein MSNTPTSPGTDNGTSRRNFLKAAGLTGAAFALGLPSANVLASPVLNLSALPDSVELTPYVLIEKSGRITIMNPRPEIGQGTYQSVPALIAEELEVPLDKVTIRQTGGESKYGGMWSQAVGGSGSIRGGYTQMRNVGAAAREMLRQAASQQWNVPIVECIADNATIVHKPTGKRLTYGQLADVAAKLPVPKEPTLKDPKLFTMLGKSMPRPDVPLKVAGKATFGIDAKVPGMVYASVERCPVFGSKLVSFDAAQSLKVKGVQKAVKVERVVGKNHYEGVAIIADNYWSALQGRKALKVTWDHNKHDTFNSADFEKQLRELAKTDGVQGHNAGDFDKSFADAPNKLEAFYETPIVSHSTMEPMNALAHYQPGDKVELWVSSQGGDLVRDEVAKVFKLPADNITVHVLFNGGGFGRRLTQDFATEAVSLSKAIGKPVKVIWTREDDTQLGPFRPMTFSAMRGALSADGKAVALQHKVISPSIDATMNATYNKTKPDGTMLEGTNEQKYEIPNLNTRYVYADVHIPLTYWRSVTSSTLAFSHECFIDEMAHKAGQDPLAFRLAMLTKDTDAKRVLLKLKEVSGWDKPLSAGKGRGIAQWEFFAGLAGQVVEVSKDNKGGVKVDKVYCVIDLGTVVNPDTVKAQVEGAIAMALTAATKDGITFENGRAVQANFDANRMLRINEMPTVEVHILAEGGPTIKGVGEPGLPPLAPALANAVFAATGKRIRRLPFDLEKI
- a CDS encoding (2Fe-2S)-binding protein, coding for MALVKLTINNQLHTVDIDPDMPLLWAIRDVVGLTGTKFGCGIAQCGACTVHLDGAPIRSCSYPASAAAGHKITTIEGLSKNADHPVQKAWIEHQVPQCGYCQSGQIMSAAALLKQTPKPTDADIDAAMQGNICRCGTYERIRKAIHSASADIAASPKMPKSTPKIGKR
- a CDS encoding XdhC family protein, which produces MKEITRIVEVFEQIDFSERKAALATVVWVEGSSYRRPGARMLITDDGRWEGAISGGCLEGDALRKARQVMLDGQPIVVTYDTMDDGANSFGVGLGCNGIIDVLIEPIVPESPQNPVALLKEFTKKRDVRALATVLKSDEFSGLQPGNRFLLTEQPGESVPDWLHNDMGDVFSTGKPLTRTYAVSSGSAEVFIERIDPGIELVIFGAGYDVIPVAKMARELGWQVTVTDDCIAHLSPKRFPVATCVLYSDREAVIDQLTITNRTAAVLMSHNFNYDRAVLEKLLTTDVPYIGMLGPRKRFDKMQDEFRKDGLQFSEASLERVHAPIGLDVGAETPDEIALSIMAEIKAFFTKGAGGFLKDKSGPIHERLSGNSANHRRQADAIDSGTTDYDAVSADAI
- the ruvX gene encoding Holliday junction resolvase RuvX; translated protein: MARLLAIDYGMKRTGIAVTDPLQLIASALETVASHEVLKFLKAYTAKEPVDAFVVGLPKGLDGADTDNTPRVRKFVTHLQNALPDIPVYWHDERFTSVMALQAMIANGSTKKDRRVKGNIDKISAAIILQSYMESRKE
- a CDS encoding nucleotidyltransferase family protein, producing the protein MIIATIILAAGGSTRLGGEPKQLLTQNGKTLVRQITEAALSLEAGPVVVVLGGNEERIRAELTGLPIRTPINPNWQQGLASSIQVGLNQLNDEPVDAFLMVLTDQPYVTAQLLQQLITTQHQMGRGIVACRYGESGHLGVPALFDIRYRSEFMLLSGDTGARKLIQQYVNDCSQVLFPQAAIDLDTWQDVDAWRGIEGKTESA